A genomic region of Antennarius striatus isolate MH-2024 chromosome 4, ASM4005453v1, whole genome shotgun sequence contains the following coding sequences:
- the arpin gene encoding arpin — translation MSRIYHNTSLQNKPVHSETFTGAWSPSAYESGEGLLVEGKLLDVSRHVVNDSNNQKARFYVLYLKPSRIHQRKFDTSGKEIEPNFNDTQKVNTGYLMSSYKVEAKGKSDRLSETQLSAMVNKPELVKITDEHRPDGTWAFWYPESEMDKTELETGQDVRLKTMGNSPFIFSLAKVDGGTVTKCNFAGDEKAGASWTEKIMANKADAVDAPRGEGEGAEEDEWDD, via the exons ATGAGCCGAATTTACCACAACACGTCGTTACAGAACAAACCAGTCCACAGCGAGACGTTTACCGGAGCGTGGTCTCCCTCCGCCTATGAAAG TGGCGAAGGTTTGCTTGTTGAAGGAAAGCTGCTGGATGTCTCCAGACATGTGGTCAATGACAGCAACAATCAAAAG GCTCGTTTTTATGTGCTGTACCTAAAACCCAGCAGAATCCATCAGAGGAAGTTTGACACCAGTGGGAAGGAGATTGAACCAAACTTTAATGACACCCAGAAGGTCAACACTGGTTACCTCATGTCCTCTTACA AGGTGGAAGCTAAGGGGAAGTCCGACCGGCTGTCAGAGACACAGCTCTCAGCGATGGTGAATAAACCAGAGCTGGTGAAGATAACAGATGAGCACCGGCCTGATGGGACCTGGGCTTTCTGGTACCCAGAGTCAGAGATGGACAAAACGGAGCTGGAAACAGGGCAGGATGTCCGGCTGAAGACCATGGGAAACAGTCCTTTCATTT TCTCCTTAGCCAAAGTGGATGGTGGCACGGTGACAAAGTGTAACTTTGCCGGTGATGAAAAGGCCGGAGCTTCGTGGACAGAGAAGATTATGGCCAACAAAGCTGACGCAGTCGACGCACCtagaggagagggggagggagcgGAGGAGGATGAGTGG
- the fam169b gene encoding protein FAM169B, producing MYPVDLPALDETDLTSASELYLSALESPAHHNNDVFQSSQTSKVVITASNVRRLQLFEDDRADCTLLALHLPDDPTQVVALYLHEQWWDVKDILRTNSKSRSGLLMVQSLMERVIVFLLSQVLERSSEEEALFSPHPRNECCKLLWREGQAVGFYTIKHKGSLCDSWSSQSYLLPVLDTVLVRKSWRRRGFGLQMLQDFCSLFNTETFLGVSAPLSPRMAAVCRRFLQQHEEHQERLYEVEAPGCWSQRRNIWLKLQLGKYSLYVNEKRISASVERNEEDSSQKVQADNSRLKSASLHIDIEDIPPPISSSMEQIKACDSSQGGRSPSSKISETGCDLPAHTDDLNSGPPTRPAKSRNTKQTPTSKLCHSAESGLEKSEAEKTQRSVKRVRRF from the exons ATGTACCCCGTGGATCTTCCAGCTTTGGATGAGACTGACCTGACATCAGCATCTGAACTGTATCTGTCTGCTCTGGAGTCACCAGCTCATCATAACAATGACGTATTCCAGTCCTCACAGACGTCAAAG GTAGTGATAACAGCAAGCAATGTGAGGCGGCTGCAGCTCTTTGAAGATGACCGGGCTGACTGCACACTGCTGGCTCTTCACCTGCCCGACGACCCGACACAAG TGGTGGCGTTATACCTGCATGAGCAGTGGTGGGATGTGAAGGACATCTTAAGAACAAACAGCAAATCCAGAAGTGGCTTGCTGATG GTGCAGTCGCTTATGGAGAGGGTGATTGTGTTCCTGCTTAGTCAAGTATTGGAGAGGTCCTCAGAGGAGGAGGCATTGTTCTCCCCTCACCCCCGCAATGAGTGCTGCAAACTGCTGTGGAGAGAAGGCCAGGCAGTCGGCTTTTACACCATCAAACATAAAG GCAGCCTGTGTGACAGCTGGAGCAGCCAGAGCTACCTGCTGCCTGTTCTGGACACAGTGCTGGtgaggaagagctggaggaggagaggcttTGGCCTCCAGATGCTGCAGGACTTCTGCTCCCTGTTTAACACAGAGACGTTTCTAGGAGTCAGCGCTCCATTGTCACCAAGAATGGCAGCAG TGTGCCGGAGGTTCCTGCAGCAGCATGAGGAACATCAAGAGCGTCTCTATGAGGTGGAAGCACCAGGCTGCTGGTCTCAGCGAAGAAACATCTGGCTCAAACTCCAGCTGGGCAAATATTCCCTCT ATGTCAATGAGAAGAGAATTTCAGCATCAGTagagaggaatgaagaagaCTCATCTCAGAAg GTTCAGGCTGACAATAGTAGACTGAAGTCGGCGTCTCTCCACATCGACATTGAGGACATTCCACCACCTATAAGCTCCTCTATGGAACAAATTAAAGCTTGTGATTCAAGCCAGGGAGGAAGGTCCCCAAGCAGCAAGATCTCTGAAACAGGATGTGACCTTCCAGCCCACACTGATGATCTGAACTCTGGGCCTCCCACCAGACCAGCGAAGTCccgaaacacaaaacaaactccAACGTCCAAGTTATGTCACTCTGCAGAGTCCGGCTTAGAGAAATCAGaggcagagaaaacacaaagaagtgTCAAACGAGTCAGAAGGTTTTGA